AATTAGCTTGGTTACTTCATTTAGAAGATGTAAATCCCAGCCTGCAGGTGTGATAGTAAAcatacacgaaaaaaaaaccccacccacAACGATAAGTCACCTTCGGTGTTAGGGGTGCAAATAAGGTTCTGCCTATCCTGTTATTAAGACTGTTCTCGCTTTTCAGGACGCGCCGCGACGAACCTGCCAAAGCAAGCAATTTGATCATTCAGGTTCACCTGCCGCCCGCCTGTATAGGTCGCTTTGTTTGCAatcttttgttgtgtgtttcgctCCACCTTACAATAGGTTTGAACCGTGCACCGAACGCGTGCGTCTCCGGGCGAGATCGTCCgctggggaaaaaaaaaagatcatcgCAACCAGTTCTGCCGGGTATGACGTACGTCAACGCGGGATGGCGTTAATGGCAGCGTAAGAACCGACCGATCCCGCCGGCACCGATCCACCTAAACCTTCGCAAAAACGCTACCACtggtggggaggggaggggaggggggagtagaagaagaagaagtgcCTATCAGCGGACGACAAATagaaaaccacaacaacagtGCGGCATTCACCCGCGCTAGCCATATATAAGACCAACACTGGCCGGGCAGCTTCTATAGCTTCGGTTCAACTTTCGCGCCTACCACGCACGGTGCACGCTGCTCGGAAGGCTACAGCACAGCTACCGATCGATCCCGCTCAAACGGCGCACTGTGTAGAATCCAAGTGTCCACCGTAATCGATCGTAGGGTCCAAAATTGGTGATTGAATCGTCATGCATAGATTGGTGGTTTTCGTGTGTCTGTCGGGATTGGTGGCGTTAGGCAATGGTATCAAACTACGTACGTATCGGCTTCACAAAAAGCCATAAAGTTTTACTTGCTGACTGCACACAGTGTTAAGGTTGTGAGTGTAGGTCAACCATCATCTTCCTTCAATGAATCAGAATTACgttttcaaaaagtttccgataaACCTTAGTGCATTGTTCAAACTGATTCGCTATAATCAATATGCTAATCGAAGCGAACGTGCAAGTGTGTGCTGGATATTTCCTTTTAGCTGCGTTATTTCAAGCAACTCTAACGTTTGCTTCACATTTACCCGATGCTCGAATACaaacaatattcaaaaaaacaatctacgAAACGGAAATCACCAGCCAGTTTCATCGTCCAATGCCAATGGGCTCCAGCACGTGAATCAGACCGGTCGCTGGCATTAATCTTGAACTTCTCTTCAACAAACCGGCTTCGTGCTGTTTCTTCCGGATCGTCCAAACCGGCCAATGTGTGATGTCTCGGTGCGATAGAAGATGCGACACGTTCCGTATCCAGCTTGCGCGCTATTAATGAATTGTTTACGCGCACATTTGTAACAAACCAAGAGTGATTAGTGTGTCATAGCAATCattagctttttttattttcgttcggtATTTGTTCACCGGAGCTTTACACTATTATAGCGAATGGCAGCGCACAAATTACCTTAAAGTGTACAGACAATCACTTTCTATGTAGGAAATAAAGTTgcactagttacattgaaactTAATGAAACCAATTACTCCATTACATCCTTTACAGCTGCCTCTTACAGCCGTTGTAAGGTGGGCGACGAACCATGCATCGTCCAAGCCGTGACCGACACATTCCACAAGTATCAGGGTGGCGTTCCAGGGCTAGCACTCGCTTCTCTGGATCCGTTGCGTATCGACGAAATGGATATCGTGCAGGGTACGGGGCCAGTTAACATTGTGCtaaactttaaaaatgttgACATCACCGGTTTTAAGGATGTAATTGTGAAAAAGGCCAAGTAAGTAAGCCTAACCAACGCACCGGTAAGCGGTGCATTTGCAATGTAACAAATTCTTTCCATCTGCAGAGGTTTGACGGCGAGTCCCAACGTGATGGAGATGAATTTACTGCTGCCAGTCGCATCGCTTGTTGGGAGTTACAAGATTAAGGGGAAGGTGCTGATTCTCCCCATCCAGGGTGAAGGTGCCAGTAACATGACTATGGGTAAGATCATCTTCATGGTTGCAAGAAAATGACTGTTACTATTTATGCAACTCTTTCATTGTCTTTGATACAATACACACTTTACAGTTAACTGCGACTTCCTGATGAAGTGGAACGGTGGACTAGAGAAGCGAGCGAATGGCAAAGAGTACTACCAGATGAACAAAATTAAGGCCACATTCGATACGACCCGGTTCTACATGCATCTGACTAATTTGTTCAACGGCGATAAGGCACTGGGCGACAATATGAACCAATTCCTAAACGACAACTGGGAAGACATCCTGAAGGAGTTGAAGCCTGCCATCATCGGGGCATTTACGAAAATTTTCCGAGCTATTATATCGAATGTATTTGAAAACGTTCCTTATGATGAGCTGTTTCTACCAAATGCTTAGTGTACGATTAGGCGTAAAGATTAATAAATATCAACGATACTTTGTGATGTTGGTTTAGTATCATAAATATTGAGTCTGACGCAGCACggtaaataaagcaaatgtaacagcaatttttttttccttataaagcggaacagaaataaaataaaataaaataagatgATGCATGTGTGTAATTATTACACCgcctcaaacaaaacaaggcaaaTATCGGagaaagataataaaatgttgtttgaaCTAAAACTTTacatcaaattaaacaaaaacaaatgcaattttattttatttttaattagatAACTTGAGCTTCATAGAAAGTCAAGTTATTTTCTTTggggcggctcggtggtgCATTAGTAACGGTGTCGGTCTTCTCACGATCGGACCgtaccaaaatcccatccggaccaatcccccgtgcGCAGGTCTGATCATCAAACTGTAcgggtaaacaaagtcaaagaaagtcagaaatggcagggtagacctcttgaggttgttgtgccgataaagaagaagtttttttctgcttaagtttttaataatagattaaatttaattttggaGCTCAACCCATACTCATTGCACACAAAATTTTGATTAACGGTTATTTGGGTACACAGCGATACATTTTCAAACGGTTGTCCTTTTCTCGCGTTTTATAATCCGGAACTGTACGAACCGAACCCGGATCGGAAGCATTTAACTGTCAGTCTACTGACATATAGGCCCGCCCATCactattgttgtttttgacTTTTCTTTTCCGTAAAATTCCCACTCTGAAATGCTATCCAATGAAGTGCAATcaaaagcataaatttatgcgagtttctttcatctttttcatcgttttgctATTTGCGTGCGGCTCTCTGGCAGGCGACAATAACGTGGAGGAAACCGTAATTGAAGGTAAGTGCTGTTCGAAGGGAAAACGACTGCCTGGCCAACGATAATGAAAGCAATGCGCTAGCTTTATAATCGGCATCAGCGAAAGCAACATTTATGCCGGCTGCGTTTCTTGAAGTGCTTTACCATTTTAACTTCCAATTTTGCAATCgtttatagatttttttatatgcCGCACCTGTGGTAATGATGTCAGTGTAGCAAACCTAGCGTTTGACAAATATAGCCCCTTGGCACTTAGCGCTACGAACCACACATTTGCAGACACCCGGTCCGTTCTAATACAGGAAGTACAAAACCCGCTCGGGATTAGGTTTCACATCTTTCTAGTGAAACAAGCATCCTGCGTGAAAATCCATCCGGTAATGATTGACACTAGAGCACTGAAACGCCTGGTGCATTGGTGTACCTGCATACCCAGTTCACATTATCGATTTATTTACTTACATATTCTTCACCCTTCAGTGGACACACAAGTCATCCTGGTTCCCTGGCTACTCCTGGAAGGTTTGTGTATGTCCCAAGTGCCATACACTGCTCGGGTGGATGTTCGAACCTATTGAGAGCGCGACTGCTGAGCAAAGTTTTCCTTCCGAGGCAGGTTTCTACGCTCTCATCTTTCAAAACATTATTACCGAAGGATGTAAGTATAGGAAGCGAAACCAACGGAGCCAACTTGTTTATGTTgatcattttctttgtttgttccaGACGTGAATTCATTGCTTATGAAAGAGAAAGCTCTTCGTGATAATTGAGacacccacacatacaaaaacactGAGGCAAGGATAAATCATGGTTGATCCCAAAAGGCACATCAACGTCCTTTCCCCGGAGGAACAAGCGTTTCTAGAGGAATGTGAAAATGAGTTTGCGCATCGGTTCACTGATTTGGATGAGGAGTTTATGGCTCACTGTCAGCGCGCAGAGAAACCTCCGCCCGTAGTTTATCAGTGGAACAGTAGGCgccacggtggtggtggcgaacGAGGAGGTGGCAGAGGAGGTGGCAGAGGAGGTGGTAGAGGAGGTAGTAGAGGTGAGGTACGTGCAGAGAGGTGGGACCAGAGTCGATTTACCTTTAGACAAACCGGTCGTGCAAATGTTGCACCGTATACTGTTAACCGTAATAGAAACGAAACGCATCGGTCAGGTCGCGAAGATAACTACGAAAATAATAGGAGGAATCATAATGCATCACGCCCAAACTATAGATCGAACGATCGTTCCGGCGATCGTCAGTAAAATCACAAGACGAGTAACGATAACATACTGGACATTAATGatgttctttatttttgttttagtacgGTACAGTACCTAACCCTACCATGGAAAACTACACATTCGCCGATTCCGTACATTAATGCAGTCGGTTCTACAAACATGAACTGACCAATTTTTCCTTCACCTTtaacaagcacacacacacacgagtgTTAAAATATGCAGATTCTTTACgagttgtaaataaatatctgTAAATAAAGACTgaattgaacaaaacaattgtCTTTGTAACGGCTGCTATTTAGGCATAGAAAACTGTTGAATGGTGACTCCCTTTGGCGGACGCAACAACACCATTTCAGTTTGAACTAACCACGCCACCGCTGTCCATGTGGAAGACCTAAAGGTCTTTACTGGCTGGGTCGTCCGATgccattctaatgacatgactTACCTACCCTAGCCTGGCGAGACTAATTTCGCTGTCTAGTACACATGGCCAGTGTTGTTGATTTGAATCATAACTTTTCGTCACAGTTCCAAGGTATGTTTTTCCACCAAAGAAACATTACTATTGAACGCGTCAAATGGGATTGATCGGAAAACATGTTCAATTTTGCGAATTGTATGAAGTCACCAAGACGGGAGCTGttcgcacattttttttttcgattcggAATCTCGAACCGTATCTGGGAATTGGGTTATTGTCAGTACATTGGCTACGAATGTCCTTGGGGATATTCCTATCTTAATcgcattttttaaaaggagagttatcgtttttttttgtataaatggAATGGTAATACATACCTCTACCATCACAATTCGTCTACGCCCAGTACAGTGTGAATGTAAACCAACACGTGTACAGctccggtgttttttttcgggcgaGAGTTCGTTGTGGTCCGCTCTCACGAGCACTGTGTATAGTGTGTGGCTGCTGCTCGCCGTGAACGATCCAATGCGGTGAGAGTGCGTGCGTGCAAGAACCAACCGTTCGGATAACCGTAGTATCTCCTCGGTGTGCCTCTAGTTCTGATGTGCCCCAGCGTAAACTCCTGTGTACAAGCAGCACAGCTTAAACCGAACCGTCCCAGACGTGTGACGACTGATCGATACTCGGTGTAAATGTCTGTCATTCGCTGGTCCGGTTTCCGTGACATGTTCAAACGGTGAAGTGGCCGCGCTGTCCATTGTTTTAAAAGGAGCCCCGGAAAACTCATGCATATGCAACAGCGGTGTGTGTGGGCCTAGGCAGTTATTTGCATAGATTTATGTGCGCGCTGCCAAATCGTCAACCGTGCACAGTGCATTGATCGTGtacgtgtgcatgtgtgcgtacCGGGGTGTTCACGCACACTTTCCTCATTAGTGAACGGATGCGCCCGTGTAATGCTGCGCACGTTTGCGCATGCTCGGACGGAGGTTTCACGAGCTGTCAGTTAAGTCACGGGAATGAAGAAAACGATTTACTGGCTGGAGAGATTGCAGCGATCGTACCCGCGGGAGCACATTTCCTTGAAGCCCGCCCAACTCGTGAAGGCAACGATGGTAGCGTGTGGGTTGGCTGCGTCCGTACCGAAACTGTGTCCTGTTTTCGTGTGAAATGAAGTGTGGTGTTGTGGCGCGAGACAGTATTTCTAGGATCCGTTTGGGGTTCGAGGGCGAGTGGTGAAAATTTGGTGAAAATGGTTTACACCAACACATCGTTACAGGAGCTGCCCATACGGTGTACGGATAAAGCGAACGGATAATGAACAAGAGAGGCACAGTGCAGACTCGATTTCGAGGAAAAATCCATCGACAGTGACAATGGTTGTTCTTGCATTGATTGGTCCGAATTGTTGGAATATTGCACCGTTTCTGTGGGGCATTTTTTGCGGGCAGTAGTGGTAGTTGTGAAACTGTCATTATTTAATTCGTTGGTTAAATTTCGAACCAAATCCATAAATTAGCTAGCGCGGTTGTTGGAGTCacaacacagacacactcTCTACGGCCTGTTTGTGCATAATTCTAGCGCATGTTTAACGATCAATCAACAGTGTACGTCAGTGCATCGCGAGGTTGTTGAATGGAGCATTGGTTTCGCGCACCGGTTTGTGATTTCGAGGTTAGCTTGTCTTTGCTGTAACTGGAAAAGCATTCACgtgtgaaagtgaaacaaaacaacaaatcaaatcGTGTTTAACAGTTCGATGAAGAAGAACAGTCCGTGCTGGTAGCAAAACGGGAGGTACTTACGTTCTCGGAATTCTCTGAAAGGAAAAGGCTCTCGACGCATCGTTCCATCGTTAGAGCACGCGGCAACCTGAACCGGCCTGGAGCCCGaaccgttttgcttttgtaaaCAATCGAAGGACGAAGGAGTTAGGTCCGGCACCAACCATTCCCGGGTGCCTCCTAACTCTCACCGTCCGCCACGTACCCGCAGTCACAGTTATGAGCGATCTAGCGGCAAACGCATGTTTTGACGCATTATCGGTGCTGAACAATGTGCAGCTCGTTGAGAATGGTAAGTACAATTTCCGGTACACAACACGTGTGAATTTGCCATGCCCCAAAACTTACCTTACCCTGTCGTgagtgttggttttgttcgttaaCACTGTTTTGCCCAGTGTTTGCCATCTTTAGCCCAGACCGTGGATCGTCATTTCGGCACAGCAAAAATCCACACTACCTGTACTGTATTGATACAACTGTTTTGTACAATTTGCCTTTAattgtattctttttctttccaaagATGTAAATTATTAATACTAGAACTAAGGGGACCAGACATATGGGAACGGGTCTGACTTCTTCGGATTCATATATTTTGgtgttaaataattattcCGTAGTTTATGCATGATGTTAACATGATCAATCAGTGAATAGTAAAATGAGGGTTAGTTTGTTATTCACAGTATACGACTTGTATCAAAACCCAACCCGAAGGGGAGATTTATAATCAGTATTAAAACCAGGCCAGTTTTCGAAAGCATATGACAAGAAAATTGCACCAAATTAGTTTGATACAATTTACCTAGTACTTATCGCTCTTATTTTAAACGATATTTATTTCGATTCTTGGACCAAATATTGACAGATCGGGTGATCATGCGCCAACTGGCCAGAACTTTAGCTAACGCCATccacaataaaatattgtatgtAAAATATTGTGCATTTGGTTTGGCTTTTTCGTTGCCTTGGCTGTCTGTCACTCTGTGTTGGTCGTGAAGATATTAAATTCGATTCCATGTTTAATATTTGCCCAAAAATGTATATTTCATCGCTTCTGAGTACCACTAGAAGGGTTGGTGATCTCCGGTAAAACGTAATCCTTAACCACAAAAAGTAAATTATCATCAAAAGCTTCAGTTGTACCTTCTGGGAGGTTGCCTACTGGTTAGATGCTACTGGTCACACATAACATAGTCTATATCGTCCCGAAACTTCTTTACTTTTTGGCTAATTTCTTCAACCTTCAAGGGGAACTGTGGAGAGATCTTTTCGTCTTGGTTCTACATCTTTAGATCGGGGCCGGCACAGGACTTTTGTTCAGCATGCTGGTCGTTTCCAGTTGAAAAAAGAGATTATAAATGCCAGATCGACAATATCGGGTGAATAGATCGGAAAAGCAGATCAGCGAGTGATCAGTAATTGAGAGATCAGGAGGATGGGTAGTTATGTGTACTTTGTGCACCAGAAACTTCCTTTGTtgtctatttctttttttttttttcaatgaagTTTAGAGTATGATTAGGTAAGCCAGTTTAAACTGAAGAtactagtgttgggtaaatctgattcagattcatgaatttgagTGAATCTTTGAGcggaatgaatgaatcggAATCCTTATTCAAAATATATATGAATACTCTCAGATCATTCAAGATTAATGACCTCCACTGCTCTTGGATTATAGAATCTTTagagagtcgattcctgatatGCATGCCTTCTCGCTAaaaattcatatgaatgactcttctcaaaagaatcAATAAGTACAACACTAGGGTTGACTATCCGGCAActagtaaataaagtcaaagaaagccataaatgACAGTGTCCCTTAGACCTTTCCACGAGTTTGTTGTTCctataaagaagaagaacagaATAATTTGAGTAAGAAAGACCATAATGGTGCTTGTAATACAATGCTAACGagggaaaaattgttttataaaaaggaacaattaaaattgtttaaaagaacaaataatcgttttttttaatcattcacaagcataaaaaaacattttaatgtttgaatTCGAATGTCATTTGTGCACtagttcaaataaataatttccccTCCAATCACTGTGTTGGACTGTTGGGCATAATATCAACAATTAAAATGTACATTCAAAAAGATGATCAATTTGTTCCTTTTTAAAAGCATTCAGTTTGTTGTTAATCATACATTATTGCTAGATGAcacactaacaaaaaaaaaacatctgcctCGCATTATTTTCCTTGTTCACGAATGTGTACGTTTGTTCCCAATTTGTACGGCTAATCGTAATATTACCGCTCTTCTAATACTAGTGCCCAAACAACAGAACTATGTGGCgtgatatgtgtgtgtgtgccggagGGGCTGCAGGGAagggggggttgtttttttttatttcacatccCTCACAGGCGAAAGGGTGAAgagtgtggggtttt
This region of Anopheles marshallii chromosome 2, idAnoMarsDA_429_01, whole genome shotgun sequence genomic DNA includes:
- the LOC128709610 gene encoding uncharacterized protein LOC128709610 yields the protein MKCNQKHKFMRVSFIFFIVLLFACGSLAGDNNVEETVIEDFFICRTCGNDVSVANLAFDKYSPLALSATNHTFADTRSVLIQEVQNPLGIRFHIFLVKQASCVKIHPWTHKSSWFPGYSWKVCVCPKCHTLLGWMFEPIESATAEQSFPSEAGFYALIFQNIITEGYVNSLLMKEKALRDN